The Festucalex cinctus isolate MCC-2025b chromosome 10, RoL_Fcin_1.0, whole genome shotgun sequence region AGGCACGACGGGATCGTGTCGAATGTGGCACAAAGCGGCGGACCCGCCCATCCTTTGGCCCGCTGTGCCCAGTTTCCTGCGGCAGAAAACAAACGCTCGGTACAACGGAGctgtggattattattattattttttcaatttttgtacTCGTCTACCTTTGCATGGTGAGGAACGTGTTCGCCATGTAGTCTCCCTGGCTGGGACCCCTTTGGAGCTCCTCTGCCAACACGTCTCCCATGGTGCACTGCAGCAGATAAGGCACCTCGACGTTTCCGTCGCCATCAAAAACCCCGTACAGCGCTTCGCGGACTCCGCAGAACGTGTCCAGCGCAAGAGCGGCCACACACAACCTGAGAGCAACCCAGCGGAAattcaaaaaatacatataacgGACCAACCGCAAAATAGACATtttccatctaaaaaaaaattttttttttattaaaaaataaaaaaggaccccgacttcatcAACGGACTACAAAACGCAAAATACAGATCGTGAATGGTATAACACaatttaacttatttgctcccaacaacgtgtaaatacgtttttcttttttttttttatgttttaagtgtcccaaagacatatttatttttgttttgtttttttatgctagagcatacagaaggctttgatgcagcctctcaactgcaaagaacggttgcagaaacggtagttattacacaaacggagaaaagaagctttttgtcaatattttttttgcacaacagcgaCTTTGAGactaatactgttttttttgtttagtgacacactgtgaattagatttagagtgacaaagactttgatcattcacgtcatcgttgaaaatgttcagatcagattcgtcatgtttcattgtaatttcatacaacttaagcccattgaaaagatatacaatgctgccatctgctggccataggtagtgggtgtttttgattccacaacccaatgaccaggcagcactccaCTCAGATGTTGCACTAcccattggttaaaaaaacaaaaaacaaacttagtaaacgtcaattaacgtttactcaattaggattttagcatacgtcaaaCGTTTTTGGGggtcaatgagttaaagacagGTGGATATTTTGCTGCCTAATTCactttccacaaatgcaatatgaatcagaattcCATGTTTGGACTAGTAGGGAGTGCATAcaacattttgcacattttgccTTCCCCTTCAACATGAAAAGAGAAAAAGGCTGGCGAGTAGATGACGtgaggaaggggaaaaaaataaaaaataaatgtctgacttgttcttgactccGGAAGCTTCCGTGTATCCGTGGCTCCAGACCGCAGGGGCTCCATGACACTCGCTGGCGCTGGGAGCAGAACGGGACGGATCCACCCTTAAACAGCGGATATTACTGCAcggatacaaataaaaaaacaaacaacatttcATACGTATTCCGTCGTCATGTTTTGGTATCGCGGACGCTTCCTACTTGAGAAGCTCCAAGCTCTTGTGGTCCAGGTTGAGGCGGGGATTTCCTTTCAGATCTAGCTCCTGGAGTTTTGGGGGGAGGGACTGTGGCAGCGTCATCTCCGTCAGCTCGTTGCAGCTCAGGTCCACACACTGACACGGtggaaaacaaaagacaaagtgAGAATGTATTTCAAGGTTTCATTTACTCAAAATTCATTCCTTTGCAAAATGGTCAGACAATAATAATGTAGAATTATAAATTCcttttaacataaacttaaaACATACAAcataaagagatactttacttatttagccatttttgaatgagccaaacatgaatattttgtctataataaatttgatatttgcattatttttcatgtacaattagtacctttaaaaacactttttgcaacctgctgtcgactgaaaatgacatcacaagggctcactcaggtaaccaatcacagctcagcttgtgaatatcacatgaccaaacctcgaCAGcagctgagctgcgattggttacctgagcccttgtgatgtcattttcagttgacagcaagttgcaaaatctgtttttaaaggtactaattgtacgtgaaaaataatgaaagtgtcaaattaattatagacaaaatattcactttttattgctataaataaataagtgaagcaTCCCTTTAACATTCATATAGCTTGtgctgaactcatttgctcccaaaaacgtataaatacgttttatttgacatgttttggtgttagttttagtttttttttttttataacgtaaGATTCGAAACGCGGCCAAACTGGCGGACGACGATCGGCCACTCATAAAAATGAGTCACAGAAACCAGCGCACGCGTTTCGTTTGGCGTTTGTCGCGCGCTGCAGCCGCCAACAAGGATCCTCGGCACAATTTTCTGCCTGCCACAAGTGAATGCTGACGACCGACCTTGATCTCAGGCAGCTGCAGGACCTCCGGAAAGGCGCTGATGCAGTTGGAATGTGCGGACAGCGTTTGCAAGCGTTGACAGTTCAAGATGGTCGTGGGCACCGTCTTCAGTCTGTTGCCGCTCAGGTCCAGCTCCTCCAGACACTCCAGTTGGGCCAGTTTGCTAAAAAGGGGGACAGAAATCACTTACATTCTCCTCCAGGCTGATATTTCTAACTCTCCTGAGCTGCTTCATTTCGACACGGGTGCCAATAAACATTTTACATCATTTTTGCAAATGGTGCAAACGCGgtcctttacattttttttttacatagatttGTACGTATTTATCTATCGTTACCTGGCAGTAAAGGTCTGCAGCTGGTTGTAGGACAGGTGAAGAACTCTGAGTCGGCCATGTCCAGTCAGGAGAGGGACACAATCGTCTGCCAAGCTGTTGTTGGTCACATAGAGCTCCTCCAGGCTGCTCGACGTGTCGTCCGATAGGCTCGCAGCAGGCAGGCTCCCCAGCTTATTGGCCGACACGTTAAGATACCGCAagctgtcacaaaaaaaaaaaaaaaaaaaaaagccataaaacgTACAGTTGTAGTCGTGAGGGAGAaatcaacacaacaaaaagtaGTCCTCACTTGTGGGCGTTGAGGAAGAGGTTGTTTGGAAGCTCCGTTAGACGATTGTGCTGCAGGTCCAAGATTTCCAGCTGTGGCAGCTCCAGGCTCTCGGCCAGCTGGCTGAGCGCATTCCAGCCTGCGAGCAGCTTTCTGAGCTTCCCGCTGGAGAGCAAGCTAGGAATACACAAACGCATCAAGCTCAGTCTCTTTGTGTACTCTAAACAAATAAGCTACATTGAAACTTTGAATCAACAACAGGCAGACAACGATCGGATTCGTACTCACCGTACGGGAAGCTCGGCGACTGAATTGTGGTCGATGTCCAAAAGTTCCAGTCGGCTGCTTTCGCACACCCAATCAGGAACAACAGCTAGCTTGTTCCTTTTTAGAAAATACAAACAGTCAAcattcagatgaaaaaaaaagaaaaaaaaaagaagcacataTTCTACGTTTGTAATGAGTCACATTACCAGGACAAATCCAGAACGGCCAGATTCTCTGGGACAGGCTCCACTTCTACTTCTTTCAGCTCTATGAATCAGAAACATAATACTGGTTACTTACTTTGGAGAGTTAgaccgatgtttttttgttcaggtctatatacacacacacacacacaccgataccgattattgacTAATAAAGGATGTCGATAAgcaatatttggagccgatatttatttttcactaaaagggaaaatattgaaaatatctagcttttattcatttgttatttttaagcatgtttattgaaaTGTTTAGGCTTTGTAaaatattgaattaaaaaaaaaaaaatcttaaatggacatctttgttttaaaaatctaacaatACGTTCAGAGACAATAGCATGCCTTcaaaatttcaataaaaacttaaagtaaatagctccctattgttttcAATGGTAATTTCTTTCCCCTCCCCAAATTTCAAGATATCTGAAgcattacatttttacattttaaacaaaaacagacgATGCAGACAGTTCTCAGGGTCAGAAGCATCTATGAAATGTTaaataattagttccctgatttttttccccccttgaacactttttttaaatggatctattGGCCATATGATTTTTCAGAACGgccaatgccgatatttgtcaaaatgctgaatatcggcgccgatgatcggtctatccctattacTTTGGATCAGTAGCTTTAgcgcaggggtggcaaactgcggtcctcgagggccggagtcctgcaggttttatagctttccctactcgaagtgcagctgattccaattaacaggctcgttatcaggctactgcagagcttgctgatgagctgaatatgaatcagctgtgttgaagaagagaaatatccaaaacctgcaggactgcggccctcgaggaccggatctcgccacccctgctttagcgGCTTCAATATATAAACTGTGACTCTTGAAACAGGTTGTCCTACATATATAGTAAAGTAAGAAAACAATTTcaggtgtgggattttttttaattgtaattattattttaaaacggAAGCGAGGTTAACCCACTGGAGGAGGCACCGTACCATTGTGCGAAGCATGCAGGCTCTCGAGGGCACGTCCGCAGACTCTGACGAGGGCGAGTCTGTTCCTGTCACAGTAGAGAACCTCCAGTTTACAAAGAGGTCTGACGTCCAGCTCCTGGAGACCGGCATCCCTGAGGTCCAGCTGCACGATGTGCACGAGCTGCTGCACGTCCCCCACTGTCACACTTTGCAGCCGGTTCAACCTGCACGATGACCaacgcaatttaaaaaataataaaaatcagctGCTTGTCAATTACCTGCACGTACaataaattaggggtgggaatcttttgACTGTTTCAATGACTCAATTTGACATCTCTTCTAGTAGGAGTATGTAGTAGAGCCTGCAAATGGATTCAACATGTGACCTTATTTTGATTCtgattctacaaaaaaaaaaaaaaaaaaaatgatgccaaCCTAGCCAGAGGAAAACAAATACACCTCTTAAAAGGGTCAATAATCAATCGAGCATTTTACCTGAGATCTACGTGGCGAGTGGGCAACCACTGCAGCGCGACCATGTGGAAGGCAGCAATTTGGTTTCCCGCCAGGCACAGTCTCTCCGCGTCTTTGATCTTCTCCAGCACGGGAGGGATACAAGTGAAGCGGTTGAAAGACAAGCCAAGGTAGATCAATGCCTCCAAGGAGCCCAGCTCGGCAGGCAGCGAATGGAGCCGGTTTGCATCTAGGAAAAGCGTCTGCAGGCTGcagacgggtttttttttttttttttttaattgaccaaaaaaaaaaaaaagggagtcaCTTTCCCCCACCagattttttcttcaaacatgtTACGGCCAAGTCGACATTGTGTACTTTGTGCACTCTACTtagacagaaaaaataaataaaagcaatttaGATGTACTGATGAAGATAAACAATAACCGAAAAAGCATCTATTGATGATAGCCATAATCCAAACTCAGAATTTGGTAGATTAATGATAAGATTTGCTTAGCTAGCAGCATTCAAACAGTGAACTGAGAAACAAATCTGTCTGCaatggctgctcgattatggaaataattataatcgtgattattttgtcaataattgaagtcacgattattcaaatgattatttatttattttttttaacaaaacaaaaaacattgaaaaatattaacaccaattaaaaaaatagaagcacTAAAATTATGtaagaatttataatatatatatttatatatgtctgCAAAAACTTgggagttggagtgcagcatctGTACTGTGCAGTAGGCcaatcattcattttttttgtacaaaacaagaacacaaatattaaaacaaattaaattgaatttgaaaaaaatacaaatgaaacttacttaaaaatttaaataataaattaaactaTACATTGCAAGTTCCTTTTTAGATGAAACTAAATTGATTCTATTAGTtactgaaaaaaattaaaaggtgcaaatgtataaatttaaacaactcaaaaattagcattaatctttgttttacgattatgcagtttttataattgtggagtgcaatatttgaaattgtaattgaatttcgattaattacaCAGCCCTATTGTCTGTAGATCCTTTTCAATCACaatcaagtcaaaaaaaaaaaaaaaactgcccaaGATTTGAAAGACGAGATCAAAGCGAAGAACGCTATCGCCAAATAATCAACTCGTACATCAGAGCACCAAAGTAGAGAAATGTGAAGAAAATCGTGAGTGAAAAGTCACAACAACGTACTTGTGCAGGAGTCCGACTTCCACTGGAAGGGATGAAAGGTTATTTCCGGACAAGTTGAGCTCAGTCAGTGACGGGAGGTCGCATAAGGTCACCGGGAACTCCGACAGCGCGTTATTTGACAGGTTGAGGGTTCTCAGTTTACAAAACCTGCAATGGAGGAGGACATAATGCCGCAGTGAGTGCTAATCAATGAACTCTCGTCAAGTGCTGCGAGTTCAACCATTGCTTTTGCACAAGTGATCGGGATACTTGACATGACTGAATGCACATAAAGTTGCTGACAGCGGGATGATAGATAACAGACTGTAAAATTCAGACATATTGCAAAAAACATACTAGCTGTCAGTTGGCTACACTGTCGAAACTTCCTGACCGTGTGCGACGTGTCCTGGAAAGTCACCTGGTAAGCGCCGGAATCCCTTTGAAGGACATGAAGTTGTTTTGGAGATAGAGATGCGTGAGGTCCTGGCTGTGAAACAGCTGAGTCGGCAATTCCTCCAGACTGCAGCACGACAGGTCAACGGAGTTCACCCTCTGGGATGCAATCTGACTTAAGGAAAAAGGACGCATTGAAAACAAGTAGCTTCACTCGTCAGTGTCCCGATACGTCGTCAAGGATCATTTTTCAAACAACGGTTTAAAGAAACGGATTTGAGAAGGTCGACCCTGTCGCACCTTCGAGGCCGTTCGGTGCCAGCAGAGGTGCTCCGTGTACGAGTCGTAGCTGATGTAGTAGGTTTGGCTCTGGGGACCGGCTGAGCTGAGCGCCAGACAGTGGCTGTGTCGCTTCACCTCCTCCACCTGCAATCAGGAATAAGTGTCGGGTTTGACTGTACCGGATGCTGTTCCAAAAAGCAGAAGTGAAGGCGCACTCGACTTAAGGCCTTTCGACTTTACAACTGTTtacccggtccgccattttggccccgtccgccattttggccgcagtgttttcccctcgtccactatttagcccttagctagcgcTGCTGCTTGTGCACCtatgggagtatctttggctttttttgccttattttttttccacatcatgaccccaagaagaagaaagttacatcttctatcaatgttggtccagccaaaagaaaagcaattaccatggaaacgaggctagacatcataaaaagatcggACGCGGCGCATTTTCCGTACAgcttccgcaaggactgcaataaAACTTGCAGAAATttgataaaataggtacattactaaacaataaaaaataataataaaaaaaaaaaaattaaaaaaataataataaaaaaagaacatgcaaaattgcactatttttttttttttttttttaaatcagcgatACAGCGAGGCCGCAAAAAAGTGAACCGTgttatagtgagggaacactgcacttctgattttctggtGAGAGGCACAAAAAACCCTTgattggtcaccagccaatcacaatcaATCAGACACTCATTCATTTCAGACCGATGAACAATTTTGAGTTTTTCTATGAAATCAACAAGAATGTTGCGGGAATGCGGGGGGAACATACAAACGCCACACAGGAATACCGGAGTCGGGATTCAAACGCCCGGCCTCAGACCTGCGATGCAGACTTGGGTCAGATTTACGGGGCAAAGCGTATGCCGTGAATTCCATACCTTGCCTCCAATGAGCGGCAGTATGTGGATCTTgcccgtgtgtgcgtgtttgacaGATGACACGATGAGGCAGGTTCCACTCAGGGTGACCTGGCGCTTCGACCAGCGGTTCACGGGCAGCACCAGCTTCCCTTTTCGAACGTTGAACACCCCAGAAAGCTGCACGCGCTCCGAACCTCCCACGCTGCGAGGCTTTCctgcaaagagggaaaaaaaaaaaaaaaaaaaaaagtttattactAGTAGTGATGCACtgataaacacttttttttcagagcaGGTATGAgtccaaaaatatacatttgagCACTTGTCGATACAGACAACTAATATTTTGGAATGccataccggcaatatcgtgatatcgcgatattaaatatGCCACAATAAATCGTCGTCATCCGGTCATGATATAAAAAGCagcacctgttaaaaaaaaaaaaaaaaacaggttgatttccagttgtgcagttctagcaccctctgctggatagttttttagtgcagtttaattttcacaaggcatgttttggcccttttttgCTAATCGTCAATTGAAGGTGAACGTGTGCTTCAATTTGTACTTGTAAACTTTAAAGTGATAttataaattacattaaaataaaaaataaaataaaaaacgcacacacaaatgtttgggggagagaaaaaaaaaaaaaaaaaaaaaaagacgtactGTACATCACTATTGCACCATGAAGTATTTACCATCTTTGTTGAGGGTGAAAAAAGGaggtcaaaaaacaatattcaaaTGTGCTAATCCCACAAGAGATCATGACTGTTTTTGCCATCCTCTTATCTTTACTCGGCAGCAAAACGGGGTCATAATCAGTCGATATGACAACAACAACGATTACGACAAACCAAAACATCATGAATCTGTCATTTTGAGGCCAGAGCACGCCTGATGCCTCCAATACGGAGAGGTGATCAAACAATAACAGAGCCCAAAATAATAAACGTTCAATACTGACCAAAGTAGAAGCGAATGAGGCTGCCAATGCCCGGATTCATCCCCTCCTCCTGCACCCTCCACGGGTCATCAAAGCCCAGGTTGGCGAGGTACTCGTTCAATATTTGCAGAGGCTTCTCGTCGTCTTGCAGGCGTCGCACGATCCCGCCGTGCAGCTGCACAAAGAGAGCCCGAGTGGGGCTGGTGGCGTTGATCTGCTCCGGCCACCGTCTGCTGCTCCCCGCATCGATCTCCGTGTCGGGCTGCACCGACGCCTGCTTGCTCAGAGGCCGAGTCTGAGAGCTGCTGCAGCATTCGGGGGGATGCTTGACGAGCGGAGGCGAATCGCTGCGATCCTCCGGCGTGCTTTTCACTGGCTTCGGAGCATTTGTGAGGTATGTCGGGTCCGCGGGGGAATGCGTCGGAGATGAGGTGAGCTCGATCTCGTCGGACGAGCTCTCAAACGGGTCGGGTCCCTCGGTGGCGCTGTCGCAGTTTGGGCTCAACGCCGACGAGTCCGTCCCCAGACCTGCTGCGCCTTCACTGAGGGAGTCCTGCTGCTGCAGGCTGCTTTTGGGTCCTACGAGGCTGAACTCCTCACAAGTACTACTCTCCAAATCGGATCCCGAGTACACGTCGTACGAGTCGGCCGCACTCGAGCTCACATCCACGTCGATGTCATTCAGGCAGAGCTCTGATGAAGAGTTACTAGCGATGTTGTCATCTAACATGTTGGAATCAAAGCAACATGCTTTCGACTGGCTGTTAAACAGCAGCGCCTCATTCGCTTTCATGTCTTTGGGATCTGCTCCAGCATTCGAAAAATTAATAGCAGCAGTAGCAGTTTCGCAACTGACTCTCAAGACGCCCTCAGCTTTACTCGCTTCCAGCTTACTGACCACCTCTGCGGCCAAAGTATCCACAGTGCACAGCACCGGCCGCGGGTAGGAGGGCGTGAGCCAGTCGTGGACGTGAATGCAGCCCCTCTTCAGGTCCGACGTCACCCATCCCTTATCGGAGGCCAGAAGCTGCTTGGACTGCTTCTGCCTGAGGAAGGTTTTCCGATCCAGACTCAGGGTGCTCAGCGGGGAAGCCGAAGGGGCGACGCCGGCCGCCTCCAAGGAAGACACGCCGGGAGAGCAGCCGGTCGGCGGGCACCCCAGCGACAGATTCCTCCTGTGCCGCTGGCGTCTCTTGCTCAGCAAGGAGTTGCTCGAAGCGCCGCCGCCGACCGACGAAATGCCGTAAATGTTGGCCGAGGGCATGTTGATATTCTTGGCCGCGCCGCCGATAGCGTTGGCAACTTGGTTTTGGTAGATCCCATTCCTGATGGCGATCTGGAGAAGGGAGGTGGCCGCGATTCCCTTCCCTAAGAGTTTCGCCTCGGCTCCGGCGCCGCCTCCGCCCTCGTCTTCCCCGATGGACGGTCGTTTGGCCGTCGAGAATGCGGTCAATCCGCCGGGTTTCGCATGGGCGCCGTCATGGTTCGACTCTGGCGTCCGCTGCGGTGGTGGTGTTGCTTGCGAAGTTGAAAGGGCGCCGCACTCGTGTTCCTTCACACGTTCCATCCCGTGTTAGCAACAACAGCCCGCAGGTGGAGGCTAGCCACCGTGGCTAGCTTGTTAGCTCGGACTAGCAGCCTTCCCGCTAAAAATGAACGGGACTCGCCGTTAGCCTAGCATGATGCTAAGGTGCTGCGTAGTTGTTCCGAAGAGTTCATTTGGCCACATCATCCCATTGTTGTACGCGACAGGAGCTAACCGGCTTGTTGAGAGGTTCGGAAGCGGTTCTACTTTGTCGCCATGGAAGCCAGCGGGAGTCGGGAGAAGAAGGCGAGTCCTGCCTGCCGTCCCCAGATGGATGGGTGACGTCACGCTCGGCCGAGTAGGACGGGTCTCATTTGAATATGAATTGTGGTGAGTTCAGGGTCACGCAAACGCTCGAAACTTCCAGTTGTTGTCAAAACAGCAGCAGAATTTGATGATCCCTCGCATGGAGGGATTTAATGGACTTGACGGTtttcaaaatataataataataataataataataataataataataataattgctagAGGCAAAAAGAGTGCCAACATTTGATGCACTGTTGAGTTTTAGATTTATTTGTCGACTACCCTGGTCAGAGAATTATATAATTGAAGCCTTGGCCAGCCCAATGAAAAGCTGTTAGAGATTTACATCGAAGGTTAGATTGCATTGGTGTACTACCTTGTGTAAATTttcatttgtatattttgttatctttattgtgcttttttctatgtatgtttatctttttattttgtatggaCCTGTGTCTGCATTAAACAATGACTTGACTTTAATAATATCCaatcattcaatcaaacaaTCTCTTTTTCTGTGGAA contains the following coding sequences:
- the LOC144027555 gene encoding PH domain leucine-rich repeat-containing protein phosphatase 1-like, encoding MERVKEHECGALSTSQATPPPQRTPESNHDGAHAKPGGLTAFSTAKRPSIGEDEGGGGAGAEAKLLGKGIAATSLLQIAIRNGIYQNQVANAIGGAAKNINMPSANIYGISSVGGGASSNSLLSKRRQRHRRNLSLGCPPTGCSPGVSSLEAAGVAPSASPLSTLSLDRKTFLRQKQSKQLLASDKGWVTSDLKRGCIHVHDWLTPSYPRPVLCTVDTLAAEVVSKLEASKAEGVLRVSCETATAAINFSNAGADPKDMKANEALLFNSQSKACCFDSNMLDDNIASNSSSELCLNDIDVDVSSSAADSYDVYSGSDLESSTCEEFSLVGPKSSLQQQDSLSEGAAGLGTDSSALSPNCDSATEGPDPFESSSDEIELTSSPTHSPADPTYLTNAPKPVKSTPEDRSDSPPLVKHPPECCSSSQTRPLSKQASVQPDTEIDAGSSRRWPEQINATSPTRALFVQLHGGIVRRLQDDEKPLQILNEYLANLGFDDPWRVQEEGMNPGIGSLIRFYFGKPRSVGGSERVQLSGVFNVRKGKLVLPVNRWSKRQVTLSGTCLIVSSVKHAHTGKIHILPLIGGKVEEVKRHSHCLALSSAGPQSQTYYISYDSYTEHLCWHRTASKIASQRVNSVDLSCCSLEELPTQLFHSQDLTHLYLQNNFMSFKGIPALTRFCKLRTLNLSNNALSEFPVTLCDLPSLTELNLSGNNLSSLPVEVGLLHNLQTLFLDANRLHSLPAELGSLEALIYLGLSFNRFTCIPPVLEKIKDAERLCLAGNQIAAFHMVALQWLPTRHVDLRLNRLQSVTVGDVQQLVHIVQLDLRDAGLQELDVRPLCKLEVLYCDRNRLALVRVCGRALESLHASHNELKEVEVEPVPENLAVLDLSWNKLAVVPDWVCESSRLELLDIDHNSVAELPVRLLSSGKLRKLLAGWNALSQLAESLELPQLEILDLQHNRLTELPNNLFLNAHNLRYLNVSANKLGSLPAASLSDDTSSSLEELYVTNNSLADDCVPLLTGHGRLRVLHLSYNQLQTFTASKLAQLECLEELDLSGNRLKTVPTTILNCQRLQTLSAHSNCISAFPEVLQLPEIKCVDLSCNELTEMTLPQSLPPKLQELDLKGNPRLNLDHKSLELLNNIRCLRVDPSRSAPSASECHGAPAVWSHGYTEASGVKNKLCVAALALDTFCGVREALYGVFDGDGNVEVPYLLQCTMGDVLAEELQRGPSQGDYMANTFLTMQRKLGTAGQRMGGSAALCHIRHDPVVPSGEHGGCLTLTAANVGRCQAVLCRDGKAMRLSAVHTVEEESERQRVRQHNAIITQDNKVSGVTDSTRMMGYSFLCPSVTPQPHVSVVTLTPQDEFFLLGSRGLWDALSPGEAAEAVRNVPDALAAAKKLVTLAQSYGRSDSLSAVVVRLSVTQDCCCFCDLPPPHSPGSGAHTHAHPYLGSADVSPPPPASSGTVSELSGELSEMSSEVGSTASSDEPPPLQTEPPPCHAGRTGGRRLACGSFRRQFSGALSDNGLDSEDEEPIPGVFSNGSRVEVEADVHSLHGRDRPAPPPTHSRPSAGLPQSVASGHEPSPPPVVAPASPCPGGEARWGRRARANGSVARQGKNQDVIEEAGDAPPVKKQGGYFNAPAQPDPDDQLIIPPELEDEVRQIIRQQQMETRKQQQQQQQQAAAYQKAADYFVTPL